The Hordeum vulgare subsp. vulgare chromosome 7H, MorexV3_pseudomolecules_assembly, whole genome shotgun sequence DNA window tggctcAGGTTCAGCTGCGGGGATGAAAGGCCTAGCTTAGTGAGACCACCCAGAAAGGCAACAAATGGGGGCAGGCTGCATATGTTGCTTCCTTGCAGGTGCAGCTTGAGCGAGCCAAGATAGCAGCGGTAATTCTTTCCTTTCTCTAGAGAGAAATCCAGCATTTCTGGGGTCGACTCGCCTTCAAAACTGAGTGAGAGTGAAGGTGTCCCGGTGTACACGGTGCTTCTCTCAATGAACCCCTTGATGGCCTTTGCCAGATGACTTGAGCTGCTGACATCGGTGGTAggctcacaccatattttcacctTTGTCAGATAATTCATATGATCCATGAGCTGTGCAAATTGTTGGCTCTTGGTGCTGTCCACAACAAATCCTGCCAGTGTTTTCAATTCGCTCTCCTCTAACAACCAACTCTGTAGCTTACTCATTCTCCGGTCTCCTACATCTTGTTCGAGCTTAAACTTCCCAAATATATGAAGTAAATGTGGCAGCTCCAGGACTTGTGTTGGCAGAATCTCTATACGTGTCCTTCTTACATCCAGTGTATCCAATAATTGAAGCTTGCTGATCTCCTGTGGAAGCACCGTCGCAGTAAGAGCTTTCCCGAGGCATAGGTACCTCAACAGCAACAGTTTTCTGCATATCAACTTGAGATGGCTATCCCCCAAGGGTACATCGCACTCGTCCAGATCCAAAACTCGCAGCAGTTCATACTTGGAGAAGTCCAGGACAGATTGGTGCGCTTTGCCCAAGATTGTCAGTGACCGGACAAAAGTTAAACCTTGCACTTTTCTGGGCATTGCATGATGCAGAGCAAGCCGACGAATATTACTGGGTAGGCCTGGGGAAGACTGCCGATTGCTTAACACAGTTACAAAGTTGTCAGACATGGACTTGCGCAGGACGAACTCCAGCATCATGCCATGGGTATGGCATGTCTTCACCTCTGTGCTGTTACCGCTGGCATCCATAGGCTGGATGATACTCCGTTCGACAAGCTTATCGAAATTTCTAATGGCGGCATCAACATCACTACATGTATTGTCTCCTGGGGACAACCCTTCTGCTAACCATCTCCTTAACAAGCTTGATTTCTTGATAGGACGACCACTTGGGTAGGTACCCAAATAGAGCAAGAATGTCCTGGCAACCTGGCTATCAAGGCTGGTGTAGCTCTGGACAAGCACACGCCTCATTCTTGCAAATAGATCATCACTCTCCAGATGTGTACCCAGGTCGGCGCATAATTTTGCCCATATCATGGGTGTTGGATTACCTGCGCTTTGCAAGAACCTTGCGGTGGTAACAAGAGCAAGGGGAAGACCATCACATTTCTTGAGCGCTTCAGAGCTGAGGTCCTGCACATGCGGCGGCGGTTCATCGTCTTGGAAAGCTTCCTTGAAGAACAATGTTCTTGAGTCTTGGTTGGTAAGAGTTGCCATTGTGTATACATGATCATTAACAGATGAGCTGCGGCAGGTATTTGCTACGGGCTGAATGGCGGTCGTCACCAGAAATCTGCCGGTTAAACCCACAAAGGCTGCTTTTATGTTGTGCCAATGTGATGTTGTCCGCAGGTCATCAATTACAATGAAGAACCTGATTGGTACCAAATTAATTAAACATGGCAAATTAATCAGACGATAGATGAAGCTAGCAGATTGAGACAAAGAGATGGGGAACTGAATGGATGAGTTACCTCTTCTTGCCAATGCACTCTGCGATGCTTGCGTGAAGCGAGGTGAGAGTGAGCCTGCCCTTGGTTGGCAGGGGAACgacgtggccaagctgctggagtATCTCCTTGAGAACATCCGCTGCTGTCCTCCTCCCCCCTAGGACCCATGCCCGTACTTCATATGGGCTCTTAATTTCCCTGTACACATGATTGGCAAGGAGAGTCTTTCCCATACCATGGAACCCCACAATGATAATCACCTTAAGCTGCTGCTCCTGCTGGATTAGATCCAGAAGCTCATCACGGGGACCGTCCATACCCACAGGCACAGCGATGGATGCCGGTGAATAGTAGGTGTCATCGTCGACGTCCCCCTCAACTGCCGTCGGCCACTCTGGTGAAGAATTgccgctattgttgttgctgtatgCTTCTCTTAGCTTCGAAGACTCTTCTGATCTTTTCTTCAGCACCCGGATCTCGGCAGCAAACTTGTTACGGGCCTTCACGGTCTTCACCCGGTGGACAGCCCGGCTCAGCTTCCCGGTGGCTGTGTCGGCCATGGTGACCTGGTGCATGAAGCGGTCGACGCAGTCCTCTATGGCGTGCGCCAGGTCACGCACAATATTGATCCACACCATATGTGCTTCTTCACTGCCACCGCGGCAGCCACCACGGCGATCATCATCCTGGATGACGGCAGAAATCATAGCAAACTCATTCTTGATGCATTCGATGTCAACCTTGAGGTTCGTCCGGAGCTCGTGCTTAGTGAGCAAGGAATCAAAGAGCTTCGGCACCATCCACTCCACCAATGAGGTGGCAACGACAGTCACCACAGCCTccatctctcttttttctctctcacTCTCTGTGTGTATGTGTTTGTTTGGttgcaagatcacatcatggagtTTTCATCGACCGGCGAGGACGACAAAGTCCATGGCAGGAATGAAGTTGGGGTAAGCTACCTAGACCAGTTAGGAGGCTGAATTGAAAGCACTGTGCACTCACTGTATAGTAATGCTTTTGCATTGCCCTTGATACCGCCAGTAGACAACTGATGCTCAGATGCAACCTTGGGACGTGAGGTAAACATAAAGAATTGGGGGCGGCTTAGAGTTCACTAATCAATTACTAAAGCACGCGAGCATCCTCAATCTCGAAAGCTGTCCCCGGAGTTtttaaggccctgtttgtttgAGAAGTCCCGGGACTTTTTTAGTCTCAATttaaaagtctctagtccctatcTGTTTGTTTTCAGGGACTAAATAAggactagaggttattaaatgatatgcaaaaagaccatgttacccttaataatgtagtagtagttattaaatgacatggtaAAAATAGAGACATTGTTGGAAAAAGTgttaaaaaatttcaaaaagaCCCTCCTACAAGGACTTCTCCAAATAGTCTCAAATACCCCATTTtaatccctaaaagtccctcctgtttgtttcacatggaactttttgggacttttttagtccctacaccaaaaagtccctggaaacaaacaccccctaaaCTTATCTCCTGTTTCTCCACCACATTGATCCAAGCAGCACAGGTACTAGTTTAACATAGCAGTTGCACACTGCGTTCCTGCCAATTTGAAAGAGAAAAATATTACATTTGATGCACTAATGAACTCTGGACCTTTGACGCCTTGTCTCTCCGTTATCAGTCTCATTGGTCCAAGCAGCCGGCGTTGCATTTGTAGTTTATTTCAAATTGTCAGTTTAGCATGCAGTGAGGATCAACTTTCCATTTGCATTGACTCCAAATTGGCGATGCTATCATTCAATAGGGCTTAGGCCTCGTGGAATGCATGGGTGCTGAGATGAGGTGCTAAGTGTGCATTAAAAACAACCTTAGCAACTAGTCTCCCCAATGCATAGGTCCTATTTAGATCCATGGTTTGAGTTAGACTCCAAAGCCATCGAGTTGCCGTGTACGAAGTACCATCTTCAAGAAAAaatgcgacgatgacgacgctgctGCCCGGACGAATCCTAGGATTTCTCCCGGTAGACGGAGGATAGTGGGGGGAGAGGGTCACCCGACGCCCTTCAAGAACATGTTGGTGCCGACAACACCCGACATGGATTTCTCCCGGCCCCTCGCACCCCGCCACCCAGGACCAACCTTTGGCTCCACCACACCCGCCGCCCATCAACATGCGCCAACACAGTCACGAGGACACCACCATCGTCTCACCACGGCCAACGAAGCGAGGCCGCCGGATCCAAACGAGACACCCGTAGACAAGGACCGACAACACCGCAGCCACGAGGGAGGGAACAACCTCCACCGGCTTAGGCGGTAGCAGACCGGGCATAGCAGCAGAGGCACACCAGACCAGATGTCCGGCCGAGCCTAGAACGGCCCGTGAAGCTCCGCCGCCAAGCTGCAACAGTCGCGGCATAGTAGCCGCCGTCCCTGTCGCGAGGAGCTCGCGAGAACCACCGGAGAACAACCGAGCGCAGCCCCCCAGCAGGCCTGCCCCGACCCAGATCGGGCCCATAGGGCCTAGATCTGAGTCACCCAGGCGCTGCAGGCCGCCGCAAGCCATGGGCCGTCACCGCCGCCATCCAGATCCGCGTCGGAACGGCGCCGGGCGAAGGGCTTCGCCGCCAGGACCGCTCGCTAGAGCCGGGGTCCAGCGACGGGGGAAGAATGGGGGCCGCCACCGCCGGAATGCGGGGCGCCTCGCGGGCAACGCCCGCCGACGACAGCGGCGAGGGGGAAGGGGGCGGCGACTCGCGGGAAGGGGGAGGAGTGGGGAACCGCCCCGGTCGCCTCGCTCGAGAGGGCGACGCGGGGGGCACAGAGACGCCCGATGAATGTTCTTTTTCCTGTGGAtgattagaatctaactctaacttttaaccgagttagagtatccaaacagggtcaTAGATGCTTAGCTTTAGTTGCTAAGGTTACCGCATGGAATTATTTAATAATTAAACTTCTTCATGCATTGGTTGGTAATCGTTTTACATAGGTTCACGCGTTTAGCATCATCTCTTCCTGGGATCATCATAATGCTCTCTCATCTTTACTGGCTTTGCCATGtaactttcttacctacgtgacacccTTAGCACCGGTGCACTGGGAAGGGCCTTAGTCGTGACATATCACTGTGGATGTAGAGTGATGCATTGCAATGCAATCCAGACACAACTGGAAACTTGGATGTGGAAATAAAATGTGTTCCCATTTAGTAGCCAGCAAAATTACTAACACTAGTCGTTAACCCGTGCAGCTGCACGGGCTAGTTTTTGATGAAATGTTGCTTCAATTTATAGGAATAGAAATATATTAAAATTAAATAACTGGTTATGCATGTGAAATTTTACTTTGGAAACATGTATATTTTATAGTTAGTAGCGAAAAACTCCATGGTCAACCTGTATTATCTGATCCTATATTTCCACAAATCATTGCTTAATTATGTTCTCTCTTATTCACATGGAAGATACACAATATACACTATATTTCCACAAGTCAATGATATGATACATTTTAGTTTAAAAGGTACAAAAAATAGCTACATCCAACATTTTATACATTAGCGACTCCTTTTTTGAAAGTTAACAAAAAAGGTTTCAACGCGGAACAACCTAGCTGTGTAATAAATGTAATGACTACAAAATAAATGGGGTAAAAAGAACTCCAGAAAACTGGTTGTGGTTAGAGATGTCCCTGGTCTTCATAGGTCTAATGCCTACCATTCAAATTATAAGACAGTCTTAGGGAGTTACCAACTAAATATTTCTCATCAaccatccaaaaatatttctcgtaaCATACGACAGAGCCATTTATGTGCTTTTATCTCTACCAGTTTACATCTGAATATTTCTACAACTTTTTGGTAAAAACAAATATCAGTATATTAATGTTCTCTAATGTAGTCCTTGGCCAACATAATGTGTTTTCTACGCAAGGTGGCAGGGGCAATAAAATTGTCCATGAGTAGCAGTTAGGTCTTTGTTTATTGGTCCAAGCAAGGAGTTTCTTTTTTCATAAGAAATTACAATTGTATAAAAGAAATTAACAGTGGACAGTTTAGTCAATTTGTTAAAGAAACTACGATTGTTAGCTCCTATCCAGCAAAAGCTGGTCATAGAAACTACGATATTTAGAATCGGAGGGAATAATACTGAAGCGACCCTT harbors:
- the LOC123410079 gene encoding disease resistance protein RGA4-like, which encodes MEAVVTVVATSLVEWMVPKLFDSLLTKHELRTNLKVDIECIKNEFAMISAVIQDDDRRGGCRGGSEEAHMVWINIVRDLAHAIEDCVDRFMHQVTMADTATGKLSRAVHRVKTVKARNKFAAEIRVLKKRSEESSKLREAYSNNNSGNSSPEWPTAVEGDVDDDTYYSPASIAVPVGMDGPRDELLDLIQQEQQLKVIIIVGFHGMGKTLLANHVYREIKSPYEVRAWVLGGRRTAADVLKEILQQLGHVVPLPTKGRLTLTSLHASIAECIGKKRFFIVIDDLRTTSHWHNIKAAFVGLTGRFLVTTAIQPVANTCRSSSVNDHVYTMATLTNQDSRTLFFKEAFQDDEPPPHVQDLSSEALKKCDGLPLALVTTARFLQSAGNPTPMIWAKLCADLGTHLESDDLFARMRRVLVQSYTSLDSQVARTFLLYLGTYPSGRPIKKSSLLRRWLAEGLSPGDNTCSDVDAAIRNFDKLVERSIIQPMDASGNSTEVKTCHTHGMMLEFVLRKSMSDNFVTVLSNRQSSPGLPSNIRRLALHHAMPRKVQGLTFVRSLTILGKAHQSVLDFSKYELLRVLDLDECDVPLGDSHLKLICRKLLLLRYLCLGKALTATVLPQEISKLQLLDTLDVRRTRIEILPTQVLELPHLLHIFGKFKLEQDVGDRRMSKLQSWLLEESELKTLAGFVVDSTKSQQFAQLMDHMNYLTKVKIWCEPTTDVSSSSHLAKAIKGFIERSTVYTGTPSLSLSFEGESTPEMLDFSLEKGKNYRCYLGSLKLHLQGSNICSLPPFVAFLGGLTKLGLSSPQLNLSQDFLAALSKVPRLAYLKLVATSLGNLVITEGTLESLTRLSIVVESVIFQLDIHVGALPRLKSLQLLCKYLDGSISGMSTVQSLRHLDQIALLRDVGDETKNEWKEAAKNLPSPRPKILFL